A genomic stretch from Algoriphagus halophilus includes:
- a CDS encoding POTRA domain-containing protein, protein MPNKIINFIPVVLVTLILSFGLGPESVYAQVDTSFSPANTGTPEKVKVNNIFIIGNEKTKKSIILRELDFTTDYYYDWDTFIEIIQADQKKIYNLRLFTEVEITPLLTGEDEAEVVITVKERWYILPSIIFQLADRNFAEWWTNQGRDFSRVNFGMRLSHNNVAGRNEKLKFAGQLGFTKALDIQYSKPYIDKKQKHGLAAQFTFYNNKTLAIKSENNRQVFYTSPEENVLRKNIAAAIRYTYRRSFYNFHFVTLAFNHTWINPSVLEENPNYFQHGSNTLRYLYLTYTFRHDRRDNVAYATDGELLVLSATKYGVFYTKELDEIEVNLTANKYFKINDKFHFNTGLTANWFLSENQPYTLVRGIGYNPNFIRGYELNVIEGQQLYVHKNSFRWKFFDYDFDISRTVPLDQFSTIPVRLYLSANFDHGFVKDRNEIPANARLTNKYLFGYGLGIDLVGFYDAVLRFEYSLNNTGGGNFFFNFKTPF, encoded by the coding sequence ACACCTCATTTAGTCCGGCTAATACAGGAACTCCGGAAAAAGTGAAGGTGAACAATATCTTTATCATTGGGAATGAAAAAACCAAAAAGAGTATCATCCTTCGGGAGCTGGACTTCACCACAGACTATTACTACGATTGGGATACATTTATAGAAATTATCCAGGCAGATCAAAAAAAGATCTATAACCTTCGCTTATTTACCGAGGTGGAAATCACGCCACTTTTAACTGGAGAAGATGAAGCGGAAGTGGTCATCACTGTCAAAGAAAGGTGGTACATTCTTCCTTCCATTATTTTCCAGTTGGCAGACAGAAACTTTGCAGAATGGTGGACCAACCAAGGTAGAGATTTTTCCAGAGTAAACTTTGGAATGAGATTGAGCCATAATAATGTGGCCGGAAGAAATGAAAAATTGAAGTTTGCTGGCCAGTTAGGGTTTACAAAAGCATTGGATATTCAATACAGCAAACCTTATATAGACAAAAAACAAAAGCATGGATTGGCTGCTCAATTCACCTTTTACAACAATAAAACCCTTGCTATTAAATCTGAAAACAACCGACAGGTTTTTTATACCTCCCCAGAAGAAAATGTTTTAAGAAAAAATATTGCTGCCGCAATCAGGTATACCTACCGAAGGAGTTTTTACAATTTCCATTTTGTAACCCTCGCATTCAATCATACTTGGATAAACCCATCAGTTCTGGAAGAAAACCCCAATTACTTCCAGCATGGCTCCAATACCTTACGCTATTTATACCTGACTTATACATTCCGTCATGATCGAAGGGATAATGTAGCCTATGCTACAGATGGAGAATTACTTGTCCTTTCAGCTACGAAATATGGAGTCTTCTATACCAAAGAACTAGATGAGATAGAGGTAAATCTTACTGCCAATAAGTATTTCAAAATCAACGATAAATTCCATTTTAACACTGGATTAACAGCCAACTGGTTTCTTAGTGAAAACCAACCCTATACCTTGGTTAGAGGTATAGGATATAATCCAAACTTCATTAGAGGATATGAATTAAATGTCATAGAGGGCCAACAGTTGTATGTTCACAAAAACAGCTTTAGATGGAAGTTTTTTGACTATGATTTCGACATATCTAGAACTGTTCCTCTTGACCAATTCAGTACCATTCCGGTCAGGTTATACCTCAGTGCAAACTTTGACCATGGCTTTGTAAAAGATAGAAATGAAATTCCTGCTAATGCTCGACTGACTAACAAATACCTCTTTGGGTATGGACTCGGCATTGATTTAGTTGGTTTTTACGATGCGGTATTAAGGTTTGAATATTCCCTAAACAACACTGGGGGAGGCAACTTTTTCTTCAACTTTAAAACACCTTTCTAA
- a CDS encoding zinc-dependent metalloprotease, which yields MRKTLYTTIIVLLSTLSVFAQNLDLSKFNKMEGFVDFYLDEENGKIYLEIDDLEKEFLYVSSLTAGVGSNDLGLDRGQLGQTRIVEFRKTGNKIFLVQKNYDYRAYSENPAEVKSIRDAFAESTLWGFEVAQENDGSFIVEATKFYMEDTHGVGSRLSRSRQGTFRTDASRSSLYYPTIKNFPKNTEVEAVITLTGQITGRELSSVTPGSDAVTVRQRHSFIELPDLDYQKREFDPRGGFNAISYMDFTTPITEPIVKRFITRHRLEKKDPTAAVSEVVEPIVYYLDRGTPEPVASALIEGGNYWAQAFEAAGFKNAYRVELAPEGMDLMDVRYNVVQWVHRSTRGWSYGSSVRDPRTGEIIKGHVSLGSLRVRQDYLIAQGLIQPYENGTEPDPKMLKLALDRLRQLSAHEIGHTLGISHSYATSAENRSSVMDYPYPVITQNANGELDLSVAYDQKIGEWDKWAIKFGYGTVPPGMTEEEYLEKTLQDTYSAGYEFITDSDSRDPSGAHPRSHLWDNGASSPEELKRMLELRANKLQSFGLNAIPTGTPEAMLEEVLVPLYLMHRYQVEATTKLVGGMDYNYKVKGDNQPNHKWVPAKEQLEALDALLLTVSPSQLAVPSHILALIPPRPYGYGRTRETFVSRTGPIFDPIAPAETVVDLTFSFLLDDARMNRVYLQNLQDNGLPSYQSVLDQVSSQVFSSTIPSGLETEIKLMTETKLVDHMIALAKNGNASNTVRAITRAQLDELANGSNKLSGRVTSGLLSQHSEYLTEKINAFLELPVELTVQETLKAPDGSPIGSDSMSCDFDY from the coding sequence ATGAGAAAAACACTTTATACAACTATCATTGTACTCCTAAGCACCCTATCGGTCTTTGCTCAAAATCTGGATCTGAGCAAATTCAATAAAATGGAGGGCTTTGTTGATTTCTATTTAGATGAGGAAAATGGAAAGATCTATTTGGAAATTGACGATTTAGAAAAGGAATTTCTATATGTCAGTTCACTTACTGCCGGAGTAGGATCCAACGATCTGGGCTTGGATCGAGGCCAACTTGGACAAACTCGAATTGTGGAATTCAGAAAGACAGGAAATAAAATCTTTTTGGTTCAAAAGAATTATGATTATCGAGCTTATTCAGAAAACCCTGCCGAAGTAAAATCCATCCGCGATGCCTTTGCGGAGTCCACTCTTTGGGGATTTGAGGTGGCACAGGAAAATGACGGTAGTTTCATTGTAGAAGCGACCAAATTCTACATGGAAGATACCCATGGTGTAGGAAGCAGACTATCCAGGAGCCGTCAAGGAACCTTCCGTACCGATGCAAGCAGATCTAGTTTATATTATCCTACCATCAAAAACTTCCCTAAAAACACGGAAGTAGAAGCGGTTATTACACTTACAGGACAAATTACAGGTAGAGAGCTAAGCTCGGTGACCCCTGGCTCAGATGCGGTAACAGTGCGTCAAAGACACTCATTTATAGAACTTCCTGATTTAGACTATCAAAAGCGTGAATTTGATCCAAGAGGTGGTTTTAATGCCATTTCCTATATGGACTTTACTACTCCAATCACTGAACCAATTGTAAAGCGATTTATCACCAGACATCGGTTAGAGAAAAAAGATCCAACTGCTGCTGTTTCAGAAGTGGTAGAGCCCATCGTTTATTATCTAGATCGAGGCACACCTGAGCCTGTTGCATCCGCTTTAATTGAAGGTGGAAATTATTGGGCACAGGCTTTTGAAGCAGCAGGTTTTAAAAACGCATATAGAGTTGAACTTGCTCCAGAAGGAATGGATCTTATGGACGTTCGATACAATGTAGTGCAGTGGGTTCATCGATCTACCAGAGGCTGGTCTTATGGTAGCAGCGTTAGAGACCCTCGAACTGGAGAGATCATCAAAGGTCATGTTTCTTTGGGATCTCTTCGTGTAAGACAGGATTACTTAATTGCTCAAGGACTAATCCAGCCATATGAAAATGGAACAGAGCCCGATCCAAAAATGCTGAAATTAGCATTGGACCGATTAAGACAACTCTCTGCCCATGAAATTGGTCATACCTTGGGAATATCCCATAGCTATGCAACATCTGCAGAAAACAGATCTTCTGTGATGGACTATCCTTATCCTGTAATCACTCAAAATGCCAATGGAGAATTAGATCTTTCTGTGGCTTATGATCAAAAAATTGGAGAATGGGATAAGTGGGCGATTAAATTTGGATATGGCACAGTTCCTCCAGGCATGACCGAAGAAGAATATTTAGAAAAAACCCTTCAGGACACCTATTCAGCAGGCTATGAGTTCATTACTGATTCGGATTCCAGAGACCCAAGTGGAGCTCATCCTCGATCCCACCTTTGGGATAACGGTGCTTCTTCTCCAGAAGAGTTGAAAAGAATGTTGGAATTGAGAGCAAATAAATTACAATCTTTTGGCTTAAATGCGATTCCTACTGGTACCCCAGAAGCAATGCTGGAGGAGGTGCTTGTACCGCTATACTTAATGCATCGGTATCAAGTGGAAGCTACCACCAAATTGGTAGGTGGCATGGATTACAACTACAAAGTGAAGGGAGACAATCAACCCAATCACAAATGGGTACCTGCCAAAGAGCAATTAGAAGCTCTTGATGCCTTGTTGTTGACTGTATCCCCAAGCCAATTGGCGGTTCCTTCACATATTCTTGCTTTGATTCCACCAAGACCTTATGGGTATGGAAGAACCAGAGAAACTTTTGTTTCAAGAACTGGACCTATTTTCGACCCAATTGCACCAGCCGAAACAGTGGTTGATCTAACTTTCTCCTTCCTGTTGGATGATGCTAGAATGAATAGAGTTTATCTTCAAAATCTACAAGACAACGGCTTACCTAGCTACCAGTCTGTATTGGATCAAGTTAGTTCTCAAGTATTCTCATCTACTATTCCTTCTGGATTGGAAACAGAAATCAAGTTGATGACTGAAACAAAATTGGTTGATCATATGATTGCTTTAGCCAAGAATGGAAATGCTTCCAATACGGTAAGAGCTATCACCAGAGCTCAGTTAGATGAGCTAGCCAACGGAAGTAACAAGCTTTCAGGAAGAGTAACTTCTGGACTGCTTTCCCAACATTCTGAGTACCTCACTGAAAAAATCAATGCATTTTTAGAACTACCAGTTGAATTAACTGTTCAGGAAACGTTAAAGGCTCCTGATGGTTCTCCAATTGGTTCCGATTCTATGTCTTGCGATTTTGATTATTAA